One Lysinibacillus sp. OF-1 DNA segment encodes these proteins:
- the chrR gene encoding class II chromate reductase ChrR (The defining protein previously, in error, was in a different rule for naming class I chromate reductases.), which yields MVKELLRNHSSVRIYDGQPISKEIIEDLIATAQMAATSHFVQAYSVIWVTDADKKEKLGLLSGNPRQYETSGGAFVFCVDFKRLQMAGKLEGVDIVADSAENVLVGVADVSLFAQNFVIAAESMGYGICYIGGVRNKPSEISELFNLPDHVFPLFGLTIGVPARRNEVKPRLPVSAILHENEYNVEKYEELLPAYNETMEMYYNNRSSNRKIDNWTKQMADFLVEQRRPHIKEFLATKGFNWK from the coding sequence ATGGTTAAAGAATTATTACGCAATCATTCATCGGTACGTATTTATGATGGACAACCAATTTCAAAGGAAATCATCGAAGATTTGATCGCAACAGCACAAATGGCTGCAACATCCCATTTTGTGCAGGCCTATAGTGTTATATGGGTAACAGATGCAGATAAAAAAGAAAAATTAGGTTTACTCTCTGGTAACCCACGTCAATATGAAACTTCAGGTGGTGCATTTGTCTTCTGCGTCGATTTCAAGCGTCTTCAAATGGCAGGAAAATTAGAGGGAGTAGACATTGTGGCTGATTCAGCTGAAAATGTCCTTGTTGGTGTCGCAGATGTTTCATTGTTTGCACAGAATTTTGTTATTGCAGCAGAGTCAATGGGGTATGGAATTTGCTATATTGGAGGAGTACGAAATAAACCTTCTGAAATAAGTGAATTGTTTAATTTACCTGATCACGTTTTCCCATTATTCGGTCTGACAATCGGTGTCCCAGCTCGTCGCAATGAAGTAAAACCACGTTTACCTGTATCTGCCATACTACATGAAAATGAATACAATGTTGAAAAATATGAAGAGCTTTTACCAGCTTATAATGAGACAATGGAAATGTATTACAATAATCGTTCATCAAACAGAAAAATTGATAATTGGACTAAACAAATGGCTGATTTTTTAGTCGAACAACGACGTCCTCATATCAAAGAGTTTTTAGCTACAAAAGGATTTAACTGGAAATAA
- a CDS encoding succinate CoA transferase encodes MEEKLAKKLRHEQLRSKIVTAEEAASWIKDGMVLGMSGFTRAGDVKVVPLALVEKAKKEKFQVDVFTGASLGPEVDQYLAEAGVIRKRGPFQADAGIRNKINSGDITFVDAHLSHNAELVRQGIIGPIDFAIIEAAAITEDGLLIPTTSVGNSPIFVQEADQIIIELNVAQLDALEGVHDIFVPAPQGKRDPIPLQNVSDRLGIIGIPLDLDKVKGIVISDILDAPSTIVPADGETDVMANHLLNFLREEIKVGRLTTSLRPIQSGVGSVANAVLLGFKDSEFENLEVYSEVLQDAVFELIDAGKVNFASATSITLSEQVGNRVYGNFEKYADKLVLRPQEISNQPEIIRRLGLISVNTALEVDIYGNVNSTHVSGTKMMNGIGGSGDFARNARLGIFVTKSYAKGGNISSIVPMVSHVDHTEHDVDVIVTEQGVADLRGLAPKERAALIIDNCAHPDYREQLWQYYNDANEATGGHHTPHDLEKALSWHVHYAKSGTMKDPAFTKQ; translated from the coding sequence ATGGAAGAAAAGTTAGCGAAAAAGCTTCGCCATGAACAATTGCGGAGCAAGATTGTAACAGCAGAAGAAGCAGCATCTTGGATTAAAGATGGTATGGTATTAGGGATGAGTGGATTCACACGTGCTGGCGATGTAAAAGTCGTACCTCTTGCACTTGTAGAGAAAGCTAAAAAAGAGAAATTTCAAGTAGATGTCTTTACAGGTGCATCACTTGGTCCTGAAGTAGACCAATATTTAGCAGAAGCAGGTGTCATTCGTAAACGAGGCCCTTTCCAAGCAGATGCTGGTATTCGTAATAAAATCAATAGCGGTGATATCACATTTGTAGATGCCCATCTTTCTCATAATGCTGAACTTGTTCGCCAAGGTATTATAGGTCCTATTGATTTCGCGATTATTGAAGCTGCTGCCATTACAGAAGACGGCTTATTAATTCCTACAACTTCAGTTGGTAACTCTCCGATTTTTGTACAAGAAGCAGACCAAATCATCATTGAATTAAATGTAGCACAGCTTGATGCATTAGAGGGAGTGCATGATATTTTCGTACCTGCGCCACAAGGTAAGCGTGATCCAATTCCTTTGCAAAATGTGTCTGATCGTCTTGGTATAATTGGGATTCCGCTAGATTTAGATAAAGTAAAGGGCATCGTTATTTCAGATATATTAGATGCGCCATCAACAATTGTTCCTGCTGATGGGGAGACAGATGTAATGGCGAATCATTTATTAAATTTCCTACGTGAAGAGATTAAAGTAGGTCGCTTAACAACGAGCTTGCGACCAATTCAATCAGGAGTAGGCTCGGTAGCAAACGCCGTATTGTTAGGCTTTAAAGATTCTGAGTTCGAGAACTTAGAAGTTTATTCAGAAGTTCTACAGGATGCAGTATTTGAATTAATCGATGCAGGGAAAGTAAATTTCGCTTCCGCTACTTCTATTACCCTTTCAGAGCAAGTAGGAAACCGTGTTTATGGGAACTTTGAAAAGTATGCTGATAAATTAGTATTACGTCCACAAGAAATTTCCAATCAACCAGAAATTATTCGTCGACTCGGACTTATTTCAGTGAATACAGCATTGGAAGTTGATATATACGGCAATGTTAATTCAACACATGTTTCTGGTACAAAGATGATGAATGGCATTGGAGGGTCTGGTGACTTTGCACGTAATGCACGTCTAGGGATTTTTGTGACGAAATCGTATGCTAAAGGTGGCAACATTTCAAGTATTGTCCCTATGGTTTCACATGTGGACCATACTGAGCATGATGTGGATGTCATCGTAACTGAGCAGGGTGTAGCTGATTTACGTGGGCTTGCCCCGAAAGAGCGAGCGGCGCTTATCATTGATAATTGTGCACACCCCGATTATCGTGAGCAACTATGGCAGTATTATAATGATGCCAATGAGGCGACTGGTGGACATCATACGCCACACGATCTAGAAAAAGCACTGTCATGGCATGTTCATTATGCAAAAAGTGGGACAATGAAGGACCCTGCGTTTACGAAACAATAA
- a CDS encoding DASS family sodium-coupled anion symporter, whose protein sequence is MSSPNQTATKRNLKPLWIGLAFALLIIITFLPNNGDLPIAGQRALAILAFAVILWVTEAVSYPVSSAMIIALVTVLLGLAPSMDDPATELGTAGALKLSLSGFSNSAVALVAAALFLAAAMQITNLHKRLALWILSLVGTKTKAIVFGAILVSIALAFFVPSATARAGAVVPILLGMVAAFGLPRDSRLAALLVITSVQAVSIWNIGIKTAAAQNMVALNFIQEQFNVDISWGAWLLYAAPFSIIMSVALFFIMIALIKPETSNIEGGKEVIKKQLSELGPLKAPEIRLIITSIVLLFFWATEGKLHPFDTTTVTIIAIAILLMPKIGVYSWKEVEPHIPWGTIIVFAVGIMLGTILLKTEGASWLSDKVFGSLGLDTMPILATIALVTLFNILIHLGFASATSLASALIPVFIVLASTLTTNVDQVGFVIVQQFVISFGFLLPISAPQNMLAYGTGAFTTKDFLKSGIPLTIIGFLLILLFSATYWKWIGLL, encoded by the coding sequence ATGTCTTCACCCAATCAAACAGCTACGAAACGGAATTTAAAGCCACTATGGATTGGCTTGGCCTTTGCTTTACTAATCATCATTACTTTTTTACCTAATAACGGTGACTTACCGATTGCTGGACAACGAGCTTTAGCCATCTTAGCATTCGCAGTCATCCTATGGGTAACAGAGGCCGTGTCCTATCCCGTTAGCTCAGCCATGATCATTGCACTTGTAACTGTTCTACTAGGGCTCGCTCCATCAATGGACGATCCTGCTACAGAATTAGGAACTGCTGGCGCTTTAAAATTATCCTTAAGTGGATTTAGTAATTCCGCTGTCGCATTAGTAGCAGCAGCTCTTTTTTTAGCAGCAGCCATGCAAATTACCAACTTACATAAACGGCTTGCTCTCTGGATCCTTTCACTTGTAGGAACAAAAACAAAAGCTATCGTATTCGGCGCCATTTTAGTTTCTATAGCCCTCGCTTTTTTTGTTCCTTCTGCCACAGCACGTGCAGGCGCAGTCGTACCAATATTGCTAGGGATGGTCGCAGCATTTGGTTTACCACGCGATAGTCGACTCGCCGCTTTACTTGTTATTACTTCGGTACAAGCCGTTTCCATTTGGAATATCGGTATCAAGACAGCAGCAGCTCAAAATATGGTCGCTTTAAACTTTATTCAGGAACAATTTAATGTGGATATCTCCTGGGGTGCTTGGTTGCTCTATGCTGCCCCCTTCTCAATCATTATGTCTGTAGCTCTATTTTTCATTATGATCGCTTTAATTAAGCCTGAGACTAGCAATATCGAAGGTGGTAAAGAGGTCATCAAAAAACAGCTTTCAGAGCTTGGCCCATTGAAGGCTCCTGAAATTCGCTTAATCATAACATCAATCGTTTTGCTATTTTTCTGGGCAACTGAAGGGAAATTGCATCCCTTTGACACAACTACAGTCACAATTATTGCCATCGCTATTTTATTAATGCCTAAAATCGGTGTTTATTCATGGAAGGAAGTTGAACCTCATATCCCGTGGGGGACAATTATCGTCTTTGCCGTAGGTATTATGCTAGGAACCATTTTACTTAAGACGGAAGGTGCATCATGGTTATCCGATAAAGTATTTGGTTCACTTGGGCTAGATACGATGCCAATACTAGCAACCATCGCACTCGTAACATTATTTAATATTTTAATTCATTTAGGCTTTGCAAGTGCAACAAGCTTAGCCTCTGCACTGATACCTGTATTCATCGTACTAGCCTCTACATTAACAACGAATGTTGATCAAGTTGGCTTTGTCATCGTGCAACAATTCGTCATAAGTTTTGGCTTCCTATTACCAATTAGCGCACCACAAAATATGCTTGCCTATGGGACAGGAGCATTTACAACAAAGGATTTCTTGAAATCTGGTATTCCATTAACGATTATCGGCTTCCTTCTAATTCTTCTGTTCTCAGCTACTTATTGGAAATGGATTGGATTATTATAA
- a CDS encoding glycerol-3-phosphate acyltransferase, which yields MVKAVIIFLLVGYLIGCIHGSKVAQFLSGVDLKKAGHGNAGASNATLSLGWKYGVLVALIDIGKGVVAIIGAHFYLADAPHLTEGEIWLLTYIIAAGVILGHNFPFYMGFNGGKGTASIIGILLAVDWKIGLFALILFVILSFATNYLIVGVLEFYLVFCTATYLWIPGIGPTIIAVLLFGIAIILHIENIQRLAKGTEPKVTSAFKKKK from the coding sequence ATGGTAAAAGCCGTGATCATTTTTCTCTTAGTTGGATATTTAATTGGCTGTATTCACGGCTCTAAAGTGGCACAATTTTTATCGGGGGTTGATTTAAAAAAAGCTGGCCATGGCAATGCAGGTGCCTCTAATGCTACACTTTCCCTCGGCTGGAAATATGGCGTTTTAGTAGCCCTAATCGATATTGGCAAAGGCGTTGTAGCTATTATCGGTGCACACTTTTATTTAGCAGATGCTCCGCATTTAACCGAAGGAGAAATATGGCTCCTGACCTACATTATTGCTGCAGGGGTTATTTTGGGTCATAATTTCCCATTTTATATGGGCTTCAATGGTGGGAAAGGAACTGCCTCTATTATTGGAATTCTACTTGCTGTAGATTGGAAGATTGGTTTATTTGCACTTATTTTATTTGTCATTTTATCCTTTGCAACTAACTATTTAATTGTCGGTGTTCTAGAGTTTTATCTCGTCTTTTGTACGGCAACATATTTATGGATTCCTGGAATTGGCCCAACTATAATTGCTGTCCTTCTTTTTGGCATAGCTATTATCCTGCACATCGAAAATATCCAACGATTAGCGAAGGGTACAGAGCCTAAAGTAACGTCTGCATTTAAGAAAAAGAAATAA
- a CDS encoding O-acetylhomoserine aminocarboxypropyltransferase/cysteine synthase family protein, translating into MTNFKPETLLLHGGQEPDPVTGSRTVPVYRSTAFVFKDTAHAQRLFALEEAGNIYTRITNPTVDVFEKRVALLEGGTAAVALSSGAAAIAFSILNLAGAGDEIVAGSSLYGGTYNLLANTLPKYGIKTIFVDETNPENFKAAITDKTKAVFAEIYGNPSLKVLDIEAVAKIAHDNSLPLIIDSTFASPYGSTPIEYGADIVVHSATKWIGGHGTTLGGVVVDAGKFDWTSGRFPGFTEPDASYHGLRYGIDTASAAFATKLRVQLLRDFGPTLSADAAFNLLQGLETLHLRIPKHNENALAVAEYLRNHPSVEYVNYNGLEDFATHDLAKKYLKNGFGSVLTFGIKGGREAGRKLIDSVKLFSHVANVGDAKSLIIHPASTTHQQLSTDELIQAGVTESLIRLSIGLEAVEDIIADLEQAITLATTTEQTVEA; encoded by the coding sequence ATGACAAATTTTAAACCAGAAACATTGCTGTTACATGGTGGTCAAGAGCCAGACCCAGTGACGGGCTCTAGAACAGTTCCTGTCTATCGCTCAACTGCTTTCGTATTTAAGGACACTGCTCATGCGCAACGTCTTTTTGCCTTAGAGGAAGCGGGGAACATTTACACACGGATTACAAATCCGACAGTGGATGTTTTTGAAAAGCGTGTGGCCTTATTGGAAGGTGGAACAGCAGCAGTAGCACTTTCATCTGGTGCAGCAGCTATCGCATTTTCCATTTTAAATCTAGCTGGAGCAGGCGATGAAATAGTAGCAGGTAGTTCTTTATATGGTGGTACGTATAATTTATTGGCTAACACATTACCGAAGTATGGCATTAAAACAATTTTTGTAGATGAAACAAACCCAGAGAATTTTAAGGCTGCGATTACCGATAAAACGAAAGCTGTCTTCGCTGAAATTTATGGTAATCCAAGTTTAAAAGTTTTAGATATTGAAGCAGTAGCTAAGATTGCACATGATAACAGTTTACCATTAATTATCGATAGTACATTTGCTTCTCCTTATGGTTCCACACCAATTGAATACGGTGCAGATATTGTTGTTCACTCCGCAACTAAATGGATAGGTGGTCATGGTACAACTTTAGGTGGGGTTGTTGTAGACGCTGGTAAGTTTGATTGGACTAGTGGACGATTCCCTGGATTTACGGAACCAGATGCTTCTTACCATGGATTACGTTACGGAATTGATACAGCTTCTGCTGCTTTTGCTACGAAGCTACGCGTACAGTTGTTACGTGACTTCGGTCCAACATTAAGTGCTGACGCAGCGTTTAATTTACTACAAGGTTTAGAAACGCTTCATTTGCGTATCCCTAAACACAATGAAAATGCGTTGGCAGTTGCTGAATATTTACGAAACCACCCATCTGTGGAGTATGTAAACTATAATGGCCTAGAAGATTTTGCGACACATGATTTGGCGAAAAAATACTTGAAAAATGGCTTCGGTTCTGTGCTTACATTTGGCATTAAAGGTGGACGTGAGGCTGGTCGAAAGCTAATTGATAGCGTGAAGCTGTTTTCACATGTAGCAAATGTAGGGGATGCCAAATCGCTCATTATTCACCCAGCATCTACTACACATCAGCAATTATCAACAGATGAATTAATTCAAGCTGGCGTAACCGAGTCGCTCATTCGCTTATCCATCGGTTTAGAGGCAGTAGAGGATATTATTGCTGATTTAGAACAAGCCATTACGCTTGCCACAACAACTGAACAAACTGTAGAAGCTTAA
- a CDS encoding homoserine dehydrogenase, giving the protein MATIKAAILGFGTVGQGIYHILNEKREELKNKLGIELEVAKILVTDASRERVPGTAHLMTTSMDDVLAEPGMQVVFEAIVNEEPAYSYLKRAVEHKCHVVTANKVMFAKRGLELQDLAKANGVFVGYEATTAGGVPVIKTMKNILLVNDVSRIQGVLNGTCNYILTKMRAQGWSFETALKEAQSLGYAEADPYNDISGQDAFKKLMILSALAFGEQPDWADVEVIGIDSISAEQVREACENGLRYRHVAEVEKRADGKIIAKVGPQLVDKEHPLYPVDDVFNAVALETNYIGTLTLVGPGAGMYPTASVMVEDYAEIIGKRAGFVVTI; this is encoded by the coding sequence ATGGCAACTATAAAGGCAGCGATTTTAGGATTTGGAACGGTGGGTCAAGGGATCTATCATATTTTAAATGAAAAGCGAGAAGAGCTAAAAAATAAATTAGGTATTGAATTAGAGGTAGCAAAGATTTTAGTGACAGATGCTAGTCGTGAACGTGTACCAGGTACAGCGCATTTAATGACGACGAGTATGGATGATGTCTTAGCAGAGCCAGGTATGCAGGTTGTGTTTGAAGCGATTGTAAATGAAGAGCCTGCATACAGTTATTTAAAAAGAGCAGTTGAGCATAAATGTCACGTTGTTACAGCCAACAAAGTGATGTTTGCTAAACGAGGCTTAGAGTTGCAGGATCTGGCAAAAGCAAATGGTGTTTTTGTAGGCTATGAGGCAACTACTGCAGGTGGCGTACCTGTTATTAAAACAATGAAAAATATTTTACTTGTTAATGATGTGAGCCGTATTCAAGGAGTCCTGAATGGTACATGTAATTATATTTTAACAAAAATGCGTGCACAAGGCTGGTCATTCGAAACAGCTTTAAAAGAGGCGCAAAGTTTAGGTTATGCCGAGGCGGATCCATATAATGATATTTCTGGTCAGGATGCCTTTAAAAAATTAATGATTTTAAGTGCTTTAGCTTTCGGAGAGCAACCAGATTGGGCTGATGTAGAAGTAATTGGTATCGATAGCATTTCGGCTGAACAAGTCCGTGAAGCGTGTGAAAACGGTCTGCGTTACCGCCATGTCGCTGAAGTGGAAAAAAGGGCTGACGGTAAAATTATCGCTAAAGTTGGTCCTCAACTGGTTGATAAAGAACATCCACTTTATCCCGTTGATGATGTGTTCAACGCGGTAGCGTTAGAGACTAACTATATTGGGACATTAACATTAGTTGGCCCTGGGGCAGGAATGTACCCAACTGCGAGTGTCATGGTAGAGGACTATGCTGAAATCATTGGGAAAAGAGCAGGATTTGTTGTGACAATCTAA
- a CDS encoding excisionase translates to MYKTIAETAVDLGMPEDQIMRLVYEGRIRSVYDGEQTLINSGQFSTYFKQLERIKEEIEIWRSTPIPEDIDVKDED, encoded by the coding sequence ATGTACAAAACAATTGCAGAGACAGCTGTTGATCTTGGTATGCCTGAGGATCAAATTATGCGTCTAGTTTATGAGGGGCGTATCCGTTCTGTTTACGATGGAGAACAAACCCTAATCAATAGCGGCCAATTTAGCACGTATTTTAAACAATTGGAACGTATTAAAGAGGAAATCGAAATTTGGCGTTCTACCCCTATTCCAGAAGATATAGATGTGAAAGATGAAGATTAA
- a CDS encoding DMT family transporter, translating into MLNPLLVLLAAILWGMTGTAQTFLNQGVSPIAVATIRSAIGGGLLLAITISLRKINFRKWSWKWTILAAASIALFQGLFFSSIRLTGVAIGTVATIGSAPVFSGVLEWLIWKTRPTAVWGLATLMAIIGCLLLFMNNGDESVHIGGFALALCAGVSFAFYTNISKKLMAQEEALPAVAMTFSICTLFLLPFSFENGFAWLGNTHNLWTMLFMGIMCTSVAYLLFLNGLQKISSSSAVTLSLAEPLTAAILGVFFIGEQLSIVSWLGLAMLLGGIVVLTIGGRKKRKP; encoded by the coding sequence ATGTTAAATCCGTTGTTGGTATTACTAGCAGCCATTCTATGGGGAATGACAGGAACAGCTCAAACATTTTTAAATCAAGGGGTATCTCCAATAGCAGTGGCCACTATTCGTTCTGCAATTGGTGGCGGTCTATTATTAGCCATTACCATTTCATTACGGAAAATTAACTTTCGAAAATGGTCATGGAAATGGACGATTTTAGCTGCAGCCAGTATTGCTCTTTTCCAGGGTCTTTTCTTTTCATCTATCCGTCTAACAGGAGTAGCCATTGGAACAGTTGCGACAATTGGTAGTGCACCAGTATTTTCTGGTGTTTTAGAATGGCTTATTTGGAAAACTCGTCCGACAGCGGTATGGGGACTTGCTACACTGATGGCGATTATCGGATGTCTTTTATTATTTATGAATAATGGAGACGAGTCTGTTCATATAGGTGGATTTGCACTAGCACTTTGTGCAGGTGTGTCCTTTGCATTTTATACAAACATTAGTAAAAAATTAATGGCACAGGAAGAGGCATTGCCAGCAGTCGCCATGACATTCTCTATTTGTACGTTATTTTTACTGCCGTTTTCTTTTGAAAATGGATTTGCTTGGTTAGGGAATACACATAACTTATGGACAATGCTATTCATGGGAATTATGTGTACAAGCGTGGCGTATTTATTGTTTTTAAATGGTCTGCAAAAAATTAGTTCATCCTCAGCTGTAACACTGTCATTAGCAGAGCCATTAACTGCTGCCATTCTTGGGGTGTTTTTCATTGGAGAACAATTAAGTATCGTGTCCTGGCTTGGTCTAGCAATGCTACTAGGTGGCATTGTTGTTTTAACCATAGGTGGAAGGAAAAAACGAAAACCTTAA
- a CDS encoding response regulator transcription factor, whose protein sequence is MTKLTVLVTDDDQDIRDGIEIYLKNEGYHVIKAADGQDALEKLENNEVHLIILDIMMPNMDGITATFKIREERNIPIIMLSAKAEDGDKIHGLSVGADDYVTKPFHPLELLARVKSQLRRYVQLGTYSEGATKVEIDGLVLDEDAKEVILEGEPVRLTPIEYKITELLMKNVGRVFSIREIYERVWNEEAYNAENIVAVHIRKIREKIEADPKNPRYLKVVWGVGYKMEK, encoded by the coding sequence ATGACGAAATTAACAGTTCTTGTTACAGATGACGATCAAGATATTCGTGATGGTATTGAAATTTATTTAAAAAATGAAGGCTATCATGTCATTAAAGCAGCAGACGGCCAAGATGCATTAGAAAAGCTAGAGAACAATGAAGTACATTTAATTATTTTAGATATCATGATGCCAAACATGGATGGCATTACAGCAACCTTTAAAATTAGGGAGGAGCGCAATATTCCAATTATTATGCTGAGTGCAAAGGCAGAGGATGGCGATAAAATACATGGGCTATCCGTTGGAGCTGATGATTATGTGACGAAGCCATTTCATCCATTAGAACTATTGGCACGAGTGAAATCGCAGTTGCGACGTTATGTGCAACTAGGGACGTATAGTGAAGGAGCGACAAAAGTGGAAATTGACGGACTTGTTCTTGATGAAGATGCAAAAGAGGTCATACTAGAAGGAGAACCTGTTCGACTAACTCCAATAGAATATAAAATCACGGAATTATTAATGAAAAATGTAGGGCGTGTTTTTTCGATACGTGAAATTTATGAACGTGTTTGGAATGAGGAGGCGTACAATGCTGAAAATATTGTAGCTGTTCACATTCGGAAGATACGTGAAAAAATTGAAGCAGATCCGAAAAATCCGCGCTATCTAAAGGTGGTATGGGGCGTTGGCTATAAAATGGAAAAATAA